In Chitinophagales bacterium, a single genomic region encodes these proteins:
- a CDS encoding TolC family protein has product MNIKRFATKRIWILLVAILFTLNVSSVKAQEVITLQEAITQALKNKADAQKAKLEIDRASARVNEAKASGLPQINVNPQVTYNPLIQQSVIDFNGQQTVIKMGQPWTSNVAASLQQTIFDQRVFSGLKAAKSSREFYMINAELTNEQIIENVALAYYNVFVQEENLKTANESYINIEKMRNVISSLVDNGLAKPIDLDRTNVQLNNVAATQQTLINAVELTKNALKFYMGIPMETNIVLYDEKIEPNPQLILGEMDVNNRLEMKVLNKRKELLELNKKVTKASLYPSAYLQGIYGWYGTGEKFPWTNGKNNSVNWSDFANISLNINIPIFAGGANRARIQQAKLDILSTDLDIKDTGLALEMDYKNAVSNLENALINLENMEENVALAEKVQNNTQSNYQYGLANLTDVLDSDNALTQAKQNYANALLNYKSSEIKLIKAKGELNQLTETTN; this is encoded by the coding sequence ATGAATATTAAACGTTTTGCTACTAAACGTATTTGGATTTTACTGGTAGCAATATTATTTACACTAAATGTCTCTTCAGTTAAGGCACAAGAAGTGATAACGCTACAAGAAGCCATAACGCAGGCCCTAAAAAATAAGGCTGATGCTCAAAAAGCTAAATTGGAGATTGACAGAGCTTCTGCAAGAGTTAATGAAGCCAAAGCAAGTGGTTTGCCACAAATAAATGTCAATCCTCAGGTAACGTACAATCCTTTAATTCAACAATCTGTTATTGATTTTAACGGACAGCAAACTGTTATTAAAATGGGACAACCTTGGACATCTAATGTAGCGGCTTCTTTACAGCAAACTATTTTTGACCAGCGTGTTTTTTCCGGCTTAAAAGCGGCTAAATCTTCTCGTGAGTTTTATATGATTAATGCTGAATTAACCAATGAACAAATTATAGAAAATGTAGCGTTAGCCTATTACAATGTTTTTGTACAAGAAGAAAACCTAAAAACAGCCAACGAAAGCTATATAAACATTGAAAAAATGAGAAATGTTATAAGTAGTTTGGTTGATAATGGCTTGGCAAAACCTATTGATTTAGATAGAACAAATGTGCAACTAAATAATGTGGCTGCCACACAGCAAACGCTAATAAATGCCGTAGAACTTACCAAAAATGCCTTAAAATTTTACATGGGTATTCCTATGGAAACAAACATTGTGCTGTATGACGAAAAAATAGAGCCTAATCCGCAATTAATTTTAGGTGAAATGGATGTAAATAACCGTTTGGAAATGAAAGTGTTAAACAAAAGAAAAGAGTTGTTGGAACTTAATAAAAAAGTTACCAAAGCATCTCTATATCCTTCAGCTTATTTGCAAGGAATTTATGGTTGGTACGGAACAGGAGAAAAATTCCCTTGGACTAACGGAAAAAACAACAGCGTTAATTGGAGTGATTTTGCCAATATTAGCTTAAACATTAACATTCCCATTTTTGCAGGAGGAGCCAACAGAGCCAGAATACAGCAAGCTAAATTAGATATTTTAAGTACCGATTTAGATATAAAAGACACAGGTCTTGCCTTAGAAATGGATTATAAAAATGCCGTTTCTAATCTTGAAAATGCTTTAATCAATCTTGAAAATATGGAAGAAAATGTGGCTTTAGCAGAAAAAGTGCAAAACAACACACAATCTAATTATCAATACGGATTGGCTAATCTTACTGATGTGCTTGATTCTGACAATGCCTTAACCCAAGCCAAGCAAAACTATGCCAATGCCCTTTTAAACTATAAGAGTTCAGAAATTAAACTTATAAAAGCTAAAGGCGAATTAAATCAACTAACAGAAACAACAAATTAA
- a CDS encoding efflux RND transporter periplasmic adaptor subunit — MKKTLIYLVIAAIVIGLGAWKISDNKKKQNAEVEEVGKQIDKINVNIATLKRENINTDYTANGTFIPKQELSFPSEIMGRVTKVLVDEGSSVKVGQVLAVIKKDAIEVDMTQAQNNLQNAIDNNQRFENAYLSGGVTKQQLDNSRLQLKNAEAAVKAQSIRVNDTDVKATISGIVNKRMIEPGSVVSPGTPLFEIVNINSLKLSVLVDESQVGRISLGQNVAINVNVLPDESYTGKITFIAPKSDASLNFPVEIEIPNNGKLKAGMYGTAVFETNHGAETQNMLTAPATAFVNGVNSGQLFINDNGVAKLTTVGVGKVYGDKVQILNGLKEGDQVITSGQINLDNGSKINIIK, encoded by the coding sequence ATGAAAAAGACATTAATATACCTTGTAATTGCAGCTATTGTTATTGGCTTAGGAGCTTGGAAAATTTCTGACAACAAAAAGAAACAAAATGCCGAAGTGGAAGAAGTAGGCAAGCAAATAGATAAAATTAACGTAAATATTGCTACGCTTAAAAGAGAAAATATCAATACAGATTATACTGCCAACGGGACGTTTATTCCTAAGCAAGAGCTTTCTTTTCCTTCGGAAATTATGGGAAGAGTAACCAAAGTTTTGGTAGATGAAGGTTCAAGCGTAAAAGTGGGTCAAGTGCTGGCGGTTATTAAAAAAGATGCCATTGAAGTAGATATGACACAGGCTCAAAACAATCTTCAAAATGCTATTGACAATAACCAACGTTTTGAAAACGCTTATTTATCGGGGGGAGTTACTAAGCAACAGTTAGATAACTCCAGACTACAACTAAAAAATGCCGAAGCGGCTGTTAAAGCACAAAGCATTAGAGTAAATGATACCGATGTAAAAGCCACCATTAGCGGTATTGTAAACAAAAGAATGATAGAGCCGGGTTCGGTAGTTTCTCCGGGTACGCCTTTGTTTGAAATTGTAAATATCAATTCGCTTAAACTTTCTGTTTTGGTAGATGAAAGCCAAGTGGGCAGAATAAGTCTTGGGCAAAATGTAGCCATTAATGTAAATGTACTACCGGACGAAAGCTACACAGGTAAAATAACATTTATAGCACCTAAAAGCGATGCTTCGCTAAATTTCCCTGTAGAAATAGAAATACCAAACAATGGAAAACTAAAAGCAGGTATGTATGGTACGGCTGTGTTTGAAACCAATCATGGTGCAGAAACCCAAAACATGCTTACCGCTCCTGCCACGGCATTTGTTAACGGTGTTAATTCCGGTCAGTTGTTTATAAATGATAATGGCGTAGCCAAACTTACCACTGTAGGTGTAGGAAAAGTTTATGGCGATAAAGTTCAAATTTTAAACGGATTAAAAGAAGGCGACCAAGTAATAACCAGCGGACAAATTAACTTAGATAACGGTTCAAAAATCAATATAATAAAGTAG
- a CDS encoding efflux RND transporter permease subunit, producing MKLAEISIKRPTLVIVLFTILSLGGLLSYSLMGYELVPKFEVNVITISTVYPGASPSEVETSITRKIEDAVGSLENVKKVEASSYENLSIIMIQLNDGADVDYSLNDAQRKVNAILSDLPDDADVPSLNKFSLDDMPILTMSVTSEDLNDKALYDLLDKKIQPIFSRVAGVAQIDIVGGQEREIQVNIDEKKLEGYGLSIGQVQQMILSSNLDFPTGNIKTRTTKSTIRLSGKYKSVEELNNLIINTGTGAQIRLSDIAVVLDAQKDVEKLARYNQVPTMLLQVKKQSDANAVAVSENVRETIKEVEKNYEQEGLKLSVVDDTTDFTLEAANHVIFDLFLAIILVALVMLLFLHNVRNAFIVMVSIPASLIATFIGMYLMGYTLNLMSLLALSLVVGILVDDAIVVLENIYRHMEMGKSRIRAAYDGASEIGFTVMSITLVIVVVFLPIAMSSGMVANILGQFCVTVVIATLISLLASFTIIPWLSSRFGKLEHLTGKNFFEKFILGFESLIERFTHWVTAILEWCLKTRIRKVGTVVVTFLVLISSFMLVAYGFIGGEFFPAMDRGQFLVQMELPKDATIEKTNQLTLDVEKWLREDKDVVDMITMVGQQSTGFGGAQSTAYQSEIQVILTDKSEREESTDIKAARIKRALEEKYTGVKFKTAPMGLMGADNAPIEMVVTAQDNETANKEATRIMELLKNVPGAVDAELSTDEGNPEVRVNIDRDKMATLGLTLAGVGQTMQVAFNGNTDGKFRTGEYEYDINIRFAENDRKTIDDVRNLMFTNNMGQQVRLSQFAEVDMSSGPSLLQRRDKTPSVKVLAKVVGRPVGDVANEWTAQFMDSKDKPAGVNYIWGGDMENQEEGFGTLGIALIAAIVLVYLIMVSLYDSFVYPFVVLFSIPLALIGVMLILALTNNSLNIFTILGMIMLIGLVAKNAILIVDFANMRKAAGASTHDALIQANHARLRPILMTTIAMVFGMLPIALATGSASEMNQGLAWVIIGGLTSSLFLTLIIVPVVYSIFDSLIYRFGKGETIDYEAEMKAEYDHVELSEDGYTPKHV from the coding sequence ATGAAATTAGCAGAAATATCCATAAAAAGACCAACCTTAGTTATTGTACTTTTTACAATACTTTCTTTAGGTGGTTTGCTTAGTTATTCCTTAATGGGATACGAGCTTGTTCCAAAATTTGAAGTAAATGTAATTACTATTTCTACGGTATATCCGGGTGCTTCTCCCAGCGAGGTGGAAACATCTATAACCCGAAAAATAGAAGATGCGGTAGGTTCTTTAGAAAATGTAAAAAAAGTAGAGGCTTCTTCTTACGAAAATCTTTCTATCATAATGATTCAGTTAAATGACGGAGCCGATGTAGATTACTCACTCAACGATGCACAACGTAAAGTAAACGCCATTTTATCCGATTTGCCGGACGATGCCGATGTGCCTTCGCTTAATAAGTTTTCATTAGATGATATGCCTATTTTAACAATGAGTGTTACCAGCGAAGACCTAAACGATAAAGCCTTATACGATTTATTAGACAAAAAAATTCAGCCTATATTTTCGCGTGTTGCGGGTGTGGCTCAAATAGATATTGTAGGTGGACAAGAAAGAGAAATTCAAGTAAATATAGACGAGAAAAAACTGGAAGGTTACGGACTCTCTATTGGTCAAGTACAGCAAATGATTCTTTCTTCTAATCTTGATTTCCCTACGGGAAACATTAAAACAAGAACTACAAAATCTACTATCCGATTATCGGGAAAATATAAATCGGTAGAAGAATTAAACAACTTAATCATTAATACAGGTACGGGAGCACAAATTCGTTTATCGGATATAGCCGTAGTGTTAGATGCTCAAAAAGATGTAGAAAAATTGGCTCGGTACAACCAAGTGCCCACTATGTTGCTGCAAGTAAAAAAACAATCGGATGCCAATGCGGTGGCGGTATCGGAAAATGTAAGAGAAACCATTAAAGAAGTAGAAAAAAATTATGAGCAAGAGGGCTTAAAACTTTCTGTAGTAGATGACACCACCGATTTTACTTTAGAAGCAGCCAACCACGTTATTTTTGACTTGTTTTTGGCTATTATTTTAGTGGCATTGGTTATGTTATTATTCCTTCACAATGTAAGAAACGCTTTTATTGTTATGGTGTCTATTCCGGCATCACTTATTGCCACATTTATAGGTATGTATTTAATGGGTTACACCCTTAACTTAATGAGTTTATTGGCACTTTCATTGGTGGTAGGTATTTTAGTAGATGATGCCATTGTGGTATTAGAAAACATATATCGCCACATGGAAATGGGCAAAAGCAGAATAAGAGCCGCTTATGACGGAGCTTCGGAAATTGGATTTACCGTTATGTCTATTACCTTGGTAATTGTGGTAGTGTTTTTACCTATTGCTATGAGTAGTGGCATGGTTGCCAATATTTTAGGTCAATTCTGTGTTACGGTAGTTATAGCCACTTTAATTTCATTATTGGCTTCATTTACCATTATTCCTTGGTTGTCTTCTCGTTTTGGTAAATTAGAACATTTAACCGGCAAAAACTTTTTTGAAAAATTCATACTTGGGTTTGAAAGTTTAATAGAACGCTTTACGCATTGGGTTACAGCCATATTAGAGTGGTGTCTTAAAACACGCATCCGAAAAGTGGGAACAGTAGTAGTTACTTTTTTGGTGTTAATTTCTTCATTCATGTTAGTTGCCTATGGTTTTATTGGTGGTGAGTTTTTCCCTGCTATGGACAGAGGGCAGTTTTTAGTACAAATGGAACTACCTAAAGATGCCACTATAGAAAAAACAAACCAACTGACTTTAGATGTAGAAAAATGGCTAAGAGAAGATAAAGACGTAGTAGATATGATTACCATGGTGGGTCAGCAATCAACCGGTTTTGGTGGAGCACAATCTACGGCTTATCAATCGGAAATACAGGTTATTTTAACCGATAAATCGGAGCGAGAAGAAAGTACCGATATTAAAGCCGCAAGAATAAAAAGAGCTTTAGAAGAAAAATACACAGGGGTAAAATTTAAAACTGCACCAATGGGATTAATGGGAGCCGATAATGCACCTATTGAAATGGTGGTAACGGCTCAAGATAATGAAACGGCAAATAAAGAAGCTACCCGTATTATGGAATTGCTTAAAAATGTGCCGGGAGCTGTAGATGCAGAATTATCTACCGATGAAGGAAACCCCGAAGTGCGTGTTAATATAGACAGAGATAAAATGGCTACATTGGGTCTTACACTTGCCGGTGTGGGACAAACTATGCAAGTGGCTTTTAACGGAAATACCGATGGCAAATTTAGAACAGGCGAATATGAGTATGACATTAACATACGTTTTGCCGAAAATGACAGAAAAACAATAGATGATGTAAGAAACCTTATGTTTACCAATAACATGGGGCAGCAAGTACGTTTAAGTCAGTTTGCAGAAGTAGATATGAGTTCCGGACCAAGTTTACTGCAACGTAGAGATAAAACACCTTCTGTAAAAGTATTGGCTAAAGTAGTAGGGCGTCCTGTGGGCGATGTAGCCAATGAATGGACAGCCCAATTTATGGACAGCAAAGACAAACCTGCGGGCGTAAATTATATATGGGGTGGCGATATGGAAAACCAAGAAGAAGGATTTGGTACTTTGGGTATAGCCCTTATAGCCGCCATTGTATTGGTTTATCTAATTATGGTATCTCTTTACGATAGTTTTGTATATCCGTTTGTGGTATTGTTTTCTATTCCTTTAGCATTAATAGGCGTTATGCTTATACTGGCATTAACCAATAATTCCTTAAACATATTTACCATACTCGGTATGATAATGCTTATTGGTTTGGTGGCTAAAAACGCCATATTAATTGTAGATTTTGCCAATATGCGAAAAGCAGCAGGAGCCAGCACCCACGATGCTTTGATACAAGCCAATCATGCACGTCTTCGTCCTATATTAATGACCACCATAGCCATGGTATTTGGTATGTTGCCTATAGCCTTAGCCACAGGTTCGGCATCAGAGATGAACCAAGGTTTAGCGTGGGTAATCATAGGCGGACTTACCTCTTCATTATTCCTTACGCTTATTATAGTTCCGGTAGTATATTCTATTTTTGATTCACTTATATACCGTTTTGGCAAAGGAGAAACCATAGACTATGAAGCCGAAATGAAAGCCGAATACGACCATGTAGAGCTAAGCGAAGACGGCTACACACCTAAACACGTTTGA
- a CDS encoding DNA gyrase/topoisomerase IV subunit A → MEEQEREESKQGEVIKVDGMYKDWFLDYASYVILERAVPLIDDGMKPVQRRILHAMKEMDDGRFHKVANIIGQTMQYHPHGDAAIGDALVKLGQKNLLIDTQGNWGDVRTGDSAAAPRYIEARLTKFALDVLFNKETTEWQLSYDGRKNEPVALPAKFPLLLSQGVEGIAVGLSTKILPHNFNELIKASIDILKEKKVKIYPDFDTGGYIDVADYNGGERGGKVKVRAKIESADKKSLRITEIPFGTTTSSLIDSILKANDKGKIKIKKIIDNTAKNVEIDIELPPGVSPDVTIDALYAFTLCEQSISPNACVIINDKPHFLTVEEILRISTQNTKELLKRELEIKQAALNEKWHLSSLEKIFIENKIYRDIEEAETWEQVMEFIYAGLFKYVSTPSKPNKNAIALYRDITDEDVVKLTEIKIKRISKYDAFKADEYIKSLEEEQKEVAHHLAHLTEYAIAYFEELYKKYSKGQERKTEIRNFEDIAITQVAANNTKLYANYKEGFIGSGLKKDEFIADCSDIDDIIVFRRDGVMVVSRIEDKKFVGKDIIYVSVWKKNDERMTYHMIYADLKSGKNYVKRFPVTSITRDKEYQLTKSDKAKVIYFSAHPNSEEEKVQVSLSANSKARIKKFDYDFADLAIKGRNANGNVISKYPIRKVEQIGIGESTLGGIEIWIDTSVGRLNKDERGKLLGKFNTGNKILVIYTNGEYELTDFELTNRYEMKDIALIEKYNENKVISVVYFDGENKEHYVKRFQIETKTDNQKFGFISEHKKSVVEYVTTASGKTVYFKVLKGKNKERVEEQVSVDEFIDIKGWKAQGNKLSANTITGKIRELEEEEKPEVEEDISEEKTENKQEEQKDDKDKYKPGDTLEFDF, encoded by the coding sequence ATGGAAGAACAAGAAAGAGAAGAAAGTAAGCAAGGCGAAGTAATTAAGGTAGATGGTATGTATAAAGACTGGTTTTTAGACTATGCCAGTTACGTTATATTAGAACGTGCCGTGCCACTAATAGATGATGGTATGAAACCCGTGCAGCGTAGAATACTCCACGCCATGAAAGAAATGGACGATGGGCGGTTTCATAAAGTAGCTAACATTATAGGGCAAACCATGCAATATCATCCCCATGGAGATGCCGCCATAGGTGATGCCTTGGTAAAACTGGGACAAAAAAACCTACTAATAGACACACAAGGGAACTGGGGCGATGTAAGAACAGGAGATAGTGCTGCCGCACCACGATATATTGAAGCCCGATTAACAAAATTTGCCTTAGATGTACTTTTTAACAAAGAAACTACAGAATGGCAACTTTCTTACGATGGTAGAAAAAATGAACCCGTAGCACTTCCTGCTAAATTTCCTTTGCTACTTTCGCAAGGTGTAGAAGGTATAGCCGTAGGCTTAAGCACTAAAATTTTACCTCATAATTTCAACGAGCTTATAAAAGCTTCAATAGATATTTTAAAAGAGAAAAAAGTAAAAATTTATCCCGATTTTGATACGGGAGGATATATAGACGTAGCCGATTATAATGGCGGAGAAAGAGGTGGAAAAGTAAAAGTGCGTGCTAAAATAGAGTCGGCAGATAAAAAATCTTTAAGAATTACAGAAATTCCTTTTGGCACCACCACTTCTTCTTTAATTGATTCTATTTTAAAAGCCAATGATAAAGGCAAAATTAAAATAAAGAAAATTATAGATAACACGGCTAAAAATGTTGAAATAGACATAGAACTGCCACCCGGAGTTTCGCCAGATGTAACCATTGATGCTTTATATGCTTTTACACTATGCGAGCAAAGTATTTCCCCTAATGCTTGTGTTATTATAAATGATAAACCTCACTTTTTAACTGTAGAAGAAATTTTAAGAATTTCTACTCAAAATACTAAAGAACTTTTAAAACGTGAGTTAGAAATAAAGCAAGCTGCTCTTAATGAAAAATGGCATTTATCATCTCTTGAAAAAATATTTATAGAAAATAAAATATACCGAGATATTGAAGAAGCCGAAACGTGGGAGCAAGTAATGGAATTTATATACGCAGGCTTGTTTAAATACGTAAGTACGCCTTCTAAACCCAATAAAAATGCTATAGCTTTATACAGAGATATTACCGATGAAGATGTAGTAAAACTTACCGAAATTAAAATAAAACGTATTTCTAAATACGATGCTTTTAAAGCTGATGAATACATTAAAAGCTTAGAAGAAGAGCAAAAAGAAGTAGCACACCATTTGGCACATTTAACAGAGTATGCCATTGCTTATTTTGAAGAATTGTATAAAAAATATAGCAAAGGTCAGGAACGTAAAACAGAAATAAGAAATTTTGAAGACATAGCCATAACACAAGTGGCTGCCAATAACACAAAACTTTATGCTAATTATAAAGAAGGATTTATAGGTTCGGGGCTTAAAAAAGATGAATTTATAGCCGACTGTAGCGATATAGACGATATAATAGTATTTAGAAGAGATGGAGTAATGGTGGTTTCAAGAATAGAGGATAAAAAGTTTGTAGGCAAAGACATTATTTATGTATCGGTATGGAAAAAGAATGATGAAAGAATGACTTACCACATGATTTATGCCGACCTAAAAAGCGGTAAAAATTATGTAAAACGCTTTCCTGTTACCTCTATAACCAGAGATAAAGAATACCAACTTACAAAATCAGACAAAGCAAAAGTTATCTATTTTTCTGCCCACCCTAATAGCGAAGAAGAAAAAGTGCAAGTATCGTTAAGTGCTAATTCTAAAGCCAGAATTAAGAAATTTGACTACGATTTTGCAGATTTGGCCATAAAAGGAAGAAACGCCAATGGAAATGTTATTTCTAAATATCCAATTAGAAAAGTAGAACAAATAGGTATAGGCGAATCAACCCTTGGCGGCATAGAAATTTGGATAGATACATCTGTAGGTAGGCTAAATAAAGATGAAAGAGGGAAACTGCTGGGTAAGTTTAATACCGGAAACAAAATTTTAGTTATTTATACCAATGGCGAATACGAGCTAACAGATTTTGAGCTTACCAACCGCTACGAGATGAAAGACATAGCTTTAATAGAAAAATATAATGAAAACAAAGTTATATCGGTAGTATATTTTGATGGCGAAAATAAAGAACATTATGTAAAACGTTTTCAAATAGAAACTAAAACGGACAATCAAAAATTTGGTTTTATAAGCGAGCATAAAAAATCGGTAGTTGAATATGTAACTACTGCTAGCGGAAAAACAGTTTATTTTAAAGTATTAAAAGGAAAAAATAAAGAACGAGTAGAAGAACAAGTTTCGGTAGATGAATTTATAGATATAAAAGGATGGAAAGCACAAGGTAACAAACTGAGTGCTAACACAATAACAGGAAAAATACGAGAACTGGAAGAAGAAGAAAAGCCTGAAGTGGAAGAAGATATTTCTGAAGAAAAAACCGAGAATAAGCAAGAAGAACAAAAGGATGATAAAGACAAGTATAAGCCGGGAGATACTTTAGAATTTGATTTTTAA
- a CDS encoding alpha/beta hydrolase produces MSFLEWIGILAIVYTGLCAIVYFTQEFFLFHPEKLDLDFKYQFEYPFYEIFLDADDGAIINGLHFKLPKAKGVIFYFKGNTRSIKGWGKYARDFLSKGYDFFVIDYRGFGKSTGKRTEDNIKADTQIAYNYLKRFYVEKEIVIYGRSIGSGFAAYLASHNNPKTLVLDSPYYSLYKLAKGYLPFLPIASLLKYHIRTDVYIKNVQCQIFIIHGSADRLIPYSHSIKLSQLNDKVQLIKITGGKHNNLPDYAQYHHTIYDILNDTFIYTSVFEEIY; encoded by the coding sequence ATGTCTTTTTTAGAGTGGATAGGAATTTTAGCAATAGTATATACAGGCTTATGTGCTATTGTTTATTTCACTCAAGAATTTTTTTTATTTCATCCCGAAAAATTAGATTTAGATTTTAAATATCAATTTGAATATCCTTTTTACGAAATTTTTTTAGATGCCGATGACGGAGCTATTATAAATGGTTTGCATTTTAAACTACCTAAAGCCAAAGGGGTAATTTTTTACTTTAAAGGCAATACAAGAAGCATAAAAGGCTGGGGGAAATACGCAAGAGATTTTTTAAGCAAAGGCTATGATTTTTTTGTGATTGACTACAGAGGTTTTGGCAAAAGCACAGGAAAAAGAACGGAAGATAATATTAAAGCCGATACTCAAATTGCCTACAATTATTTAAAACGGTTTTATGTTGAAAAAGAAATAGTTATTTACGGTAGGAGTATAGGTTCCGGATTCGCGGCATATTTAGCTTCTCATAACAATCCTAAAACTTTGGTTTTAGATTCTCCATATTATAGTTTGTATAAATTGGCTAAAGGATACCTGCCTTTTTTGCCTATTGCATCTTTACTCAAATACCATATAAGAACAGATGTTTACATTAAAAATGTACAATGCCAAATTTTTATTATTCACGGAAGTGCCGATAGACTTATACCTTATAGTCATTCTATAAAATTAAGCCAACTAAACGATAAAGTGCAGTTAATTAAAATAACAGGAGGCAAGCACAATAACTTACCGGATTATGCCCAGTACCATCATACTATTTACGATATTTTAAACGATACCTTTATTTATACCAGCGTATTTGAAGAAATATATTAG